One Urechidicola croceus genomic window, AAATGGAACCTGATATTTTACTAATTGATGAAGTACTTGCGGTTGGTGATGTTGGGTTTAGAGTAAAATGTTTGAACAGAATTTCAGAATTAATAAATCAATGTGCCGTTATTTTTGTTAGCCATTCAATGCCTCAAGTTGCTAGAGTCTCTACGGATGTCATCTTGTTAGCACTTGGCCGTATAGAATATTTAGGAAATAACATTGGTAATGGAATTAAACTATATCAAGATGCGTTTCAACTTGAAGAAAAATCAATTATAGGAAATGGTATAAAAATTAATAAACTAAAGTTTAATGGAGTTGAAAATAATTCAAAAAATTATATAGATTGGGGAAGTAAAATAAATATATCTTTTGAATTTGAAAATATATCAAATAATAAAAACTTCTATATTAATTTAAGTTTTGTTGATTCAAATTTAAATGGAATTTTGATACTTACAATTAAACCTAAAAATATCCAGTTAAATGAGATTAAAAAAGGAAAAATTTCTATAGATACAATAAATAGATTAGTCCCTGGAAAATATACTTTAAATATTGGTTTTATAGAGCGATTATCTGAAGAGGGATATAAATATGGTGAAAATATTGTTATATATAGAAATTACCTAACAATAAATGTTATTAATGGAGATTTAGTAGGGAGTATACCAGTTAAATTACATTGTAATTGGGATATTGAAAAAATATCTTAAGATTTTGCTAATTATTATATTAAGAGAGAAAATTAAAATGTGGTTTTTTAAAAAGAAAAAAGAAAAAACAAACTTAACTGTTTTTGCATCGACAATTATTAGAAATGTAGAGGGTGATGAGTATTCGGGTTACTTGTATAAGATAAATTGGGATTCAGGAAATATATTAAAGAAAATTCCTATTCTTTCTCAAAATAAAGAAACTTGGAATGAACGAGGAGGAAATAGAGGAGGAAGAGGAGTTTCAATTTTTAAAGACAGAGTATATTTAGCAACAGCAGTAACTATTTACATATATGATTTTGAATTAAATTTATTAGGTGAAATTACAAATGATTTATTTAAAGGATTACATGAGTTATTTATTGTAAATGATGGGATTTGGGTTACATGTACTTTACATGATCTTATTTTAAAGGTTGATTTTGAAGGGAATACTATGTTTGAATGGTGGGGAAGTAACTCTAAATATTTACAAACTTCTTTAGGGTTTGAATCAAGAGAACTGAATCTCGATTTTAGCTTTCCAAAAGAGAATTTTGCTGAACATTATGATCGCTATTCTAAAGAAGAACGATTACATATAAATACTGTATGGGTAGATGATAATAATGTTTACATATTAGCTAATAGAAAAAATGCACTAATTAAAATTTATCCAAATGAAAAAATTGTATTTCAAGATAATAATTTAATGAGCCCTCATAATGGAATACTAAGTATTGAAGGTAATTTTATTCTAAACAATACACAAAAGCAAAAACTTCATATTTATTCAAAAGAAGGAAGGTTTAAGCGCAGTATAAATACTAAAATTTACAAAGAAGACTTATCAAGTCAATTTGCTAAATCTGGATGGCAAAGAGGGTTAAATAATTATAAAAAAGGAAAAGTTCTTATTGGTACATCTCCAGCTACAATTTTTGAATTAGATTATAATAAAGGTAAATTAGGTAAAAAAATTAAATTAGAAGAAAAAACTACTCATTGTATTCATGGTTTGACTTCATGTATAATATCAGAATAAGTAAATATGTTTTCAATATTTAAACGTAATAATTTTGTTAAAGAATCATACGAAATTCTTGATCGTGAAATATGGAATAAATACTTATCAAAAAAAGATTTTCCATATTTGATAAGTTTTCCAAGAACAGGCAGTCATTGGTTGAGAAATGTAATGGAACTTTATTTTGAAAAACCTTCTTTGATGAGAGTTTTTTTTTATAAAAACCCAACCGATTTTACTTGTTTTCATATCCATGATGAAGATTTATTATTTAATGAAAAAAGAAGAGTTATATATTTGTATAGAAATCCTGTTGAAACAATTTATTCTCAAATGAATTTTTATGATGAAGATTTAAATGATAATGTAAGGATTAAATACTGGGCAGTTTTATACGGGAAGCATTTAGAAAAGTGGTTGTTAAAAGATGAAAGGTCTATTGAAAAGGTGGTTTTGAGTTATGAGAATTTAAAAAATAATTTTGATTTAGAGTTTAGAAAACTTTCTGATTTTTTAAATGAACCTTTTGATGTTAATAAATTAGAAAAAGCAAAAAAGAATGCATCAAAAGATAAAATTAAAAAAAAGGTTACAGATGATTTAAGGGTAATAAAATCCACAAATAATTATGATGAAAAACGAAAATTATTTATAGAAATGAACACTTCAACTATTGAAGATTGTATATTACAAGTTAATCAAAAATTAGTTAATTTTTTATAAATAAATGATTTCAG contains:
- a CDS encoding ABC transporter ATP-binding protein — encoded protein: MENEILVRVEGVSKKFSKDLKTGLKYGVKDVFSNIFGKNNSKNELRSKEFWSLKDINFELRRGECLGLIGHNGAGKSTLLKILNGLINPDEGKVTIKGRVGALIELGAGFNPILTGRENIYNNGAVLGFTKAEIDAKVEEIIDFAEIREFIDMPVQNYSSGMKVRLGFAVASQMEPDILLIDEVLAVGDVGFRVKCLNRISELINQCAVIFVSHSMPQVARVSTDVILLALGRIEYLGNNIGNGIKLYQDAFQLEEKSIIGNGIKINKLKFNGVENNSKNYIDWGSKINISFEFENISNNKNFYINLSFVDSNLNGILILTIKPKNIQLNEIKKGKISIDTINRLVPGKYTLNIGFIERLSEEGYKYGENIVIYRNYLTINVINGDLVGSIPVKLHCNWDIEKIS
- a CDS encoding sulfotransferase domain-containing protein encodes the protein MFSIFKRNNFVKESYEILDREIWNKYLSKKDFPYLISFPRTGSHWLRNVMELYFEKPSLMRVFFYKNPTDFTCFHIHDEDLLFNEKRRVIYLYRNPVETIYSQMNFYDEDLNDNVRIKYWAVLYGKHLEKWLLKDERSIEKVVLSYENLKNNFDLEFRKLSDFLNEPFDVNKLEKAKKNASKDKIKKKVTDDLRVIKSTNNYDEKRKLFIEMNTSTIEDCILQVNQKLVNFL